The window GCGGTGCGGAGTACGTGACCATGGTTTTCATAGATGCAATAGCCAGAATGATACCAAACGTCGTTGGAAAGAGAGAGTCTGTGATAGACGATTCGTTCTACAACGACCTTCTTGATTACGCGCATTACACTCGTCCAATGGAATATAGGGGAATGAAGGTTCCGGAAATATTAAGGAGCGGTGATCACGCAAAGATTGGGAAATACCTTTTGAAAGACGCACTGAAGAGAACAATACAAAAAAGGCCGGATCTTTTTCTAAAACACGATTTGACGTTGGAAGAAAAAGCTGCGTTGGTTGAATTGTTCAAGGAGATGCTGAAAAAGTGTTAAACAACATATACGTTGCCGTCTTGCATTATCCTATGATAGGCAAAGATGGAAGAATAGTTACCACAGCAGTGGCAAATATGGATGTACATGATATTGCTAGAAGTTGTAGAACTTACCAAATTAAAAGATACTACATAGTGAACAACTTGCCGATGCAAAAGCAAATCGTCATGAGAGTACTTAATTACTGGAAAAGTGGTTTTGGCAAGGAATACAATCCTTCAAGGGCTGAAGCGTTAAAATTTGTGAAAGTTCTGTCGTACTACGAAGACTTAATTGAAGAGATAACAAAGGAAAACAATGGCGTCGCACCGTTAAAAGTTTTCACTTCAGCCAAACACAGGGATAACACAGTTTCTTACGATAAAATGAGAGAGATAGCGTTGAAAGAAGAAAAGCCCATATTGCTTCTTTTCGGAACAGGGCAAGGAATGCCGAATGAGATCCTGGAAACGTGTGAACTATCTCTTGAGCCGATAAGGGGAAAATCAGATTACAACCATCTTTCCGTTAGATCGGCAGTTTCTATTACTTTGGATAGAATAATAGGAGAAAATATTTATCAAGGAGGGAATAAAGATGAATCAACTCATCAGGGCCGTTGAGATGCCTTACAAGAAAGAGTGGCCCAAATTGGCAATAGGTGACCATGTAAAAGTCACAACCGCCGTTGTAGAAGGCGGAAAAGAGAGAGAGCAGCTGTTTGAAGGATACGTTATAGCGATGTCCGGTTCTGCTGGTGGCAGAACGTTTACCGTTAGAAAGATTTCACATAACGGCATAGGCGTTGAGAAGATCTTTCCTTTCTCGTGTCCAACGGTTAAAGATATAAAAGTCGTGGGCCATGGAAAAGTAAGAAGGGCTAAACTTTATTACATAAGAAGCCTTAAAGGTAAAAAAGCCCGCATAAAGGAAAAACGTGAAACCAAAAAGTGAAGATAAAGAGAAAGGCAAAGTAATATACCAAAAAGCGAAGCACGAGGCCTGGGAATGGACTAAGGCCTTCGTGATCGCTTTTGTCATAGC is drawn from Mesoaciditoga lauensis cd-1655R = DSM 25116 and contains these coding sequences:
- a CDS encoding RNA methyltransferase, with the translated sequence MLNNIYVAVLHYPMIGKDGRIVTTAVANMDVHDIARSCRTYQIKRYYIVNNLPMQKQIVMRVLNYWKSGFGKEYNPSRAEALKFVKVLSYYEDLIEEITKENNGVAPLKVFTSAKHRDNTVSYDKMREIALKEEKPILLLFGTGQGMPNEILETCELSLEPIRGKSDYNHLSVRSAVSITLDRIIGENIYQGGNKDESTHQGR
- the rplS gene encoding 50S ribosomal protein L19, coding for MNQLIRAVEMPYKKEWPKLAIGDHVKVTTAVVEGGKEREQLFEGYVIAMSGSAGGRTFTVRKISHNGIGVEKIFPFSCPTVKDIKVVGHGKVRRAKLYYIRSLKGKKARIKEKRETKK